The Hippoglossus stenolepis isolate QCI-W04-F060 chromosome 11, HSTE1.2, whole genome shotgun sequence genome includes a window with the following:
- the LOC118117629 gene encoding uncharacterized protein LOC118117629 has protein sequence MNPESSRTMEMAALGRPFSLGMLYDCRQDSLIPGLTLWNPDDLGKDTRERPKPNSHFEVVASESIEDKSSALNVEASLKASFLSGLVEVEGSAKYLNDHKTSRNQARVTLKYETTTKFQELSMNHLGRGNVKHPYVFEKGIATHVVTAILYGAQAFFVFDREMSEREDHQDVQGNLKVMIQKIPCITIEGEGSLNMEDKDKANVEKFSCKFHGDFSLEKNPVSFQDAVQVYQSLPKLLGSDGEKGVPVKVWLLPLTILDSSAAQLVRQISIGLVQEAQKVLEDFSELEMRCNDAMRTTTAQQFPQIGKKLKSFKEMCSVFKLEFQRSLSVKLPSIRAGGEEEAVLTEILMKRHSSPFNSKNLTEWMDCKEREICILKSFTKMMKNTKTISSQNGLHEEILSAEQVMCFVFTSLGDAESYLSALSKYLKGTTTPDDPQDPHTYDVEKEQWYLSNKVPDEMRKKAKLFSDFAEANKENMNIKFLIVGLTNEKQKGSSIYLYKDGSSLSENFEPPSKPETVEASDINHNSVTLKISPPRFGAENITSYSVEYCVHGEDGWQQKTASKDGDVTASDLSPNTEYVFRCRAVTSVGVGPVNELSGTIRTLPCSPPGKPRVEPNSSEITVSWQRPAELGQDVHVLSYIVEYAQADNVVKGEDLQWNQTMSGAEKVILSELLSETEYVVRVRCDCGGAGRSKGSISVNVCTTKRQFARLADYLKHTSKSKDCESSSVYKLSLNEEDIDIDGCRRYNLGKESMRQNRTIMLLGATGSGKSTLINGIINYIVGVEWRDSFRFKLISEDQSRSQAESQTSEVTVYKLNHQEGFKIPFSLTVVDTPGFGDTRGVGRDKEITEQIRKLFISVDGVSEIDAVCFVTQASLARLTATQRYVFDSVLSLFGKDVAENIEMLVTFADGQQPPVLEAINASGVPCPKNDFGLPVHFKFNNSALFADNRCSSDRACDEDSDDDHNFDEMFWNMGSKSMERFFTALGKMTTKSLQMTREVLKERKQLETAVEGLQPQVKAGLAKLQQIKSTKEMIKQHESVMTSNENFEIEMDVIQAVKKPLTKSGEFLTNCQKCSITCHQPCAIADDDKKRGCSSMDKAGMCTVCPGKCIWSIHSNQTYSWEYVNVKQKQTLQDIKDKYEKATQEKLSVQELIEKQEEEICHLQDKMVSLMDQSAHCITRLQEIALRPNPLTTPDYIDVLIEGERSEAKEGYQARIKSLETLKDRATIISKVAKREELNKTDEQLSEEKQKTKEKKGWLSKVGNFFGF, from the exons ATGAATCCTGAGTCCAGCAGAACGATGGAGATGGCAGCACTCGGCCGGCCTTTCAGCCTCGGGATGCTGTACGACTGCCGCCAAGATTCTCTCATCCCTG GACTGACTCTGTGGAACCCCGATGACCTTGGAAAAGATACGAGAGAAAGACCAAAACCTAACAGCCATTTTGAGGTAGTCGCATCTGAATCAATTGAGGATAAATCTTCAGCACTAAATGTTGAAGCTTCTCTGAAAGCAAGTTTCTTAAGTGGACTGGTTGAGGTGGAGGGATCGGCCAAATACCTGAATGATCATAAGACATCCAGAAATCAGGCCAGAGTAACACTGAAGTATGAAACTACCACTAAGTTCCAGGAACTGTCCATGAACCATCTCGGAAGAGGCAACGTGAAACATCCGTATGTTTTTGAGAAAGGAATAGCAACACATGTAGTCACAGCTATTCTTTATGGAGCACAAGCCTTCTTTGTGTTTGATCGTGAGATGTCAGAAAGAGAAGATCATCAGGACGTTCAAGGCAACTTGAAAGTGATGATCCAGAAGATCCCATGCATCACTATAGAGGGGGAAGGTTCCCTGAACATGGAAGACAAAGATAAGGCAAATGTGGAGAAGTTTTCTTGCAAGTTCCACGGAGACTTTTCTCTTGAAAAGAATCCTGTGTCCTTTCAGGATGCCGTACAGGTCTATCAAAGCCTGCCAAAACTACTGGGATCCGATGGGGAAAAAGGAGTTCCAGTGAAAGTCTGGCTGTTGCCATTGACAATCTTAGATTCTTCTGCTGCTCAACTTGTTCGTCAGATAAGTATAGGATTAGTTCAGGAAGCACAGAAAGTCCTGGAGGACTTCAGTGAGCTGGAAATGAGATGCAACGATGCAAtgagaacaacaacagcacagcAGTTTCCTCAGATTGGCAAAAAACTTAaaagttttaaagaaatgtgctCTGTGTTCAAACTAGAATTCCAACGAAGTTTATCAGTGAAACTTCCATCTATACGAGCAGGAGGCGAAGAGGAGGCTGTGCTTACAGAGATACTGATGAAGAGACATTCATCTCCGTTCAACAGCAAAAACCTGACTGAGTGGATGGactgtaaagagagagaaatctgcattttaaagtctttcaccaagatgatgaaaaacacaaagaccaTCTCATCGCAGAATGGTCTACATGAGGAAATTCTCAGTGCAGAGCAggtcatgtgttttgttttcacctcaCTGGGAGATGCTGAGTCGTACCTCTCAGCTTTATCAAAATACTTAAAGGGAACCACAACACCTGACGACCCTCAAGATCCACATACCTACGATGTAGAGAAGGAGCAGTGGTACCTTTCAAACAAAGTTCCTgatgaaatgaggaaaaaagCAAAGCTTTTCAGTGATTTTGCAGAGGCCAACAAGGAGAACATGAACATAAAGTTCCTCATAGTGGGTTTgacaaatgagaaacaaaaagGTTCAAGCATCTACCTTTATAAAGACGGCTCTTCTCTCAGTGAGAACTTTGAACCACCTTCAAAGCCTGAAACTGTGGAAGCAAGTGACATAAACCACAACAGTGTGACACTGAAGATCTCTCCACCCAGATTTGGAGCCGAGAACATCACCTCCTACTCTGTTGAGTACTGTGTCCATGGAGAGGATGGATGGCAACAAAAGACGGCGTCAAAGGATGGAGACGTCACAGCGAGCGACCTGAGTCCTAACACAGAGTACGTGTTCAGATGCAGAGCTGTCACCTCAGTAGGTGTTGGACCAGTCAACGAGCTCAGTGGAACCATTAGAACTCTGCCCTGCAGCCCTCCTGGAAAACCTCGAGTTGAACCAAACTCAAGTGAGATAACCGTTAGCTGGCAGAGACCTGCTGAGCTTGGACAAGATGTCCACGTTCTGAGCTACATCGTGGAGTACGCCCAAGCAGACAATGTGGTGAAAGGAGAAGATCTCCAGTGGAACCAAACAATGTCAGGAGCTGAAAAGGTGATCCTTTCAGAGCTTCTGTCAGAGACAGAGTATGTTGTCAGGGTCAGATGTGACTGTGGTGGAGCTGGCAGAAGCAAGGGAAGCATCTCTGTGAATGTCTGCACAACAAAACGTCAATTTGCTCGTCTTGCAGATTACCTGAAACACACCAGCAAGAGTAAAGATTGTGAATCCTCCTCAGTTTACAAACTGTCACTGAATGAAGAAGATATTGATATAGATGGATGCAGAAGGTATAACTTAGGTAAAGAAAGCATGAGGCAGAATCGTACTATCATGCTCCTCGGAGCGACCGGCTCAGGAAAGTCCACACTCATCAATGGGATCATCAACTACATTGTAGGTGTGGAGTGGAGGGACAGTTTCAGATTTAAATTAATATCGGAGGATCAGTCTAGATCACAAGCTGAGAGCCAGACTTCTGAAGTCACTGTGTACAAACTGAACCACCAAGAGGGGTTTAAAATCCCCTTCTCCCTGACTGTCGTGGACACTCCAGGGTTTGGGGATACGAGAGGAGTCGGAAGAGACAAGGAGATCACAGAACAAATCCGGAAGCTTTTCATCTCAGTCGATGGAGTCAGTGAGATTGACGCAGTGTGTTTTGTTACTCAGGCTTCTCTTGCGCGACTAACAGCAACACAGCGATATGTCTTTGACTCTGTGCTATCACTTTTTGGCAAAGATGTGGCAGAGAACATTGAGATGCTGGTGACTTTTGCAgatggtcagcagccaccagtCCTTGAGGCAATCAACGCCTCTGGAGTGCCATGTCCCAAAAATGACTTCGGACTTCCAGTTCACTTCAAGTTCAACAACTCGGCACTATTTGCAGACAACAGATGCAGCAGTGACAGGGCCTGTGATGAGGATTCAGATGATGATCACAactttgatgaaatgttttggAACATGGGTTCCAAAAGTATGGAAAGGTTCTTCACTGCTTTGGGTAAAATGACAACCAAAAGCTTGCAAATGACCCGAGAGGTTCTAAAAGAGCGAAAACAGCTTGAAACAGCCGTTGAAGGTCTTCAGCCGCAAGTAAAAGCTGGACTAGCAAAGCTTCAGCAAATTAAATCAACCaaagaaatgataaaacaacatgaatcagTCATGACTTCAAATGAAAACTTTGAGATAGAGATGGATGTCATTCAGGCCGTCAAGAAACCGCTCACAAAGAGTGGAGAGTTCCTCACCAACTGCCAGAAATGTTCAATAACATGCCACCAACCCTGTGCAATCGcagatgatgataaaaaaagaGGCTGTTCATCTATGGATAAGGCAGGGATGTGCACCGTCTGCCCTGGAAAATGCATTTGGAGCATACATTCCAATCAGACATACAGTTGGGAGTACGTTAACGTGAAACAGAAGCAGACCCTTCAAGACATAAAGGACAAGTATGAGAAAGCTACGCAGGAAAAGTTGAGTGTTCAGGAACTGATTGAGAAGCAAGAGGAAGAGATTTGTCACCTTCAGGACAAGATGGTGTCTCTCATGGATCAGTCAGCTCACTGCATAACTCGTCTGCAAGAGATCGCCCTGAGGCCGAACCCTCTGACCACCCCCGACTACATTGACGTGCTGATTGAAGGAGAAAGGTCCGAGGCTAAGGAGGGGTACCAGGCTCGAATCAAGTCTTTGGAGACTTTGAAGGACAGAGCAACAATCATCTCCAAGGTAGCCAAACGAGAGGAACTTAACAAAACGGACGAGCAGTTGTctgaagaaaagcagaagaccaaagaaaagaaaggatggTTGAGCAAAGTGGGAAATTTCTTTGGGTTCTAA
- the slc39a6 gene encoding zinc transporter ZIP6 isoform X2, with translation MAEEKRRAALAVMLLLAVSLSGGDFSAGSDCSQSPTEMNARMGVVSAVLDTQRAEQSQRRHLEALFSRYGENGTISLDGLKRLLQSVGLDRVRTVMVQHHEQLGYGHHHHHHHHPHHDHHESHNHHHHPGDNNSHHQKHVHAEPSQPGKFPKNVENPDGTLRKKMENTESRHNLYDKKSTVAAAAQEVGTTAVYSAQLVLKQGSGLEQPSPATTGAAARQGTDNHTQAAALSDHDPEYDQDHVHINRSSESVECLNVSSILSSHGMSQGGGVTLGDFSYLCPALLNQIDYGACIVHGEDTKHGEKDHKHHKHAHGHHGDHNHSDHDHGERTAGESSKNITTAWVGGLVSITIISLLSLLGVVLIPLMNRDFFKFLLSFLVALAVGTLSGDAFLHLIPHSQGGHHHHHDDSGMNVEGPDHHVENLDAVWKGLTALGGVYFMFLIEHFLTLGKMYKDKKQKVQKKWDQNDKADPEKQLALGETDLKPPEDVETNGAGTFGDHSSSLHGGSVAEEEQVMLAPQVSVVSPQDYGRESGATSYTDEDCENKCHSHFHDTVGQADSKHHHHHDYHHILHHHHSQNHHPHSHSHSYSEQHFQQAGVASLAWMVIMGDGLHNFSDGLAIGAAFTEGLSSGLSTSVAVFCHELPHELGCLEF, from the exons ATGGCTGAGGAGAAGAGACGAGCCGCTCTGGCCGTGATGTTACTCCTCGCCGTGAGCTTGTCCGGCGGTGACTTTTCGGCCGGGTCAGACTGCAGCCAGTCCCCCACAGAGATGAACGCCCGGATGGGTGTGGTGTCGGCAGTGCTGGACACGCAGAGGGCAGAGCAGAGCCAGAGGCGACACCTGGAGGCTTTGTTCAGCAG ATACGGAGAAAATGGCACCATCTCTCTGGACGGGTTGAAACGCCTCTTACAGAGCGTGGGGCTGGATCGCGTCAGGACCGTTATGGTGCAGCATCACGAGCAGCTAGGATACggtcaccaccaccaccaccatcaccaccccCATCACGATCACCACGAAAGCCATaaccaccatcaccaccctGGCGACAACAACTCGCATCACCAGAAGCACGTCCACGCCGAGCCCTCGCAGCCCGGGAAGTTCCCTAAGAACGTCGAAAATCCAGACGGCACGCTGAGGAAGAAAATGGAGAACACGGAGAGCCGTCACAACCTGTACGACAAGAAGAGCAcggtggcagcggcagctcagGAGGTCGGCACCACGGCGGTGTACAGTGCTCAGCTGGTGCTGAAACAAGGCAGCGGCCTGGAACAGCCCAGTCCAGCAACCACCGGAGCTGCCGCCAGGCAGGGAACTGACAACCACACACAAGCAGCTGCACTCAGCGACCACGACCCCGAGTATGATCAAGATCACGTCCATATAAACCGCAGCTCGGAGAGTGTTGAG tgCCTGAACGTGTCCAGCATCCTCTCCTCACATGGGATGTCTCAGGGGGGGGGTGTGACCCTCGGAGACTTCAGCTACCTCTGCCCCGCCCTCCTCAACCAGATTGACTATGGAGCGTGCATTGTGCACGGAGAGGACACCAAACATGGAGAGAAAG ACCATAAACATCATAAACATGCTCACGGTCACCATGGCGACCACAACCACTCAGACCATGACCACGGCGAGCGCACCGCTGGAGAAAGCAGCAAGAACATCACAACAG CGTGGGTCGGTGGGTTAgtctccatcaccatcatcagcctgctctccctcctcggCGTCGTCCTCATCCCGCTCATGAACAGAGATTTCTTCAAGTTCCTCCTCAGCTTCCTGGTGGCGCTGGCTGTCGGCACGCTGAGCGGTGACGCCTTCCTTCATCTCATCCCCCAC TCTCAGGGAggccaccatcaccaccatgaCGACTCTGGGATGAACGTGGAGGGACCTGACCACCACGTCGAAAACCTGGACGCGGTGTGGAAGGGCCTGACGGCTCTGGGTGGAGTCtacttcatgtttctgatcgAGCACTTCCTGACGCTGGGAAAAATGTACAAGGACAAGAAACAGAAG GTCCAGAAGAAGTGGGATCAGAACGACAAAGCCGACCCGGAGAAGCAGCTCGCGCTGGGGGAGACCGACTTAAAGCCCCCGGAGG ATGTGGAGACTAATGGTGCCGGTACGTTTGGCGACCACTCGAGCAGCCTGCACGGCGGCAGCGTGGCGGAGGAAGAGCAGGTGATGTTGGCGCCGCAGGTGTCCGTGGTCTCGCCGCAGGATTACGGCCGAGAGTCGGGCGCCACCTCCTACACGGACGAGGACTGCGAGAACAAATGCCACTCCCACTTCCATGACACTGTGGGCCAGGCCGACAGcaagcaccaccaccaccacgacTACCACCACATCCTGCATCACCATCACTCGCAGAACCACCACCCACACAGCCACTCCCACTCATACTCAGAGCAGCACTTCCAGCAGGCCGGCGTGGCCTCGCTCGCCTGGATGGTCATCATGGGAGACGGACTGCACAACTTCAGCGACGGCCTGGCTATCG GGGCTGCGTTCACCGAGGGTCTGTCCAGCGGCCTCAGTACGTCTGTGGCTGTTTTCTGTCACGAGCTACCTCACGAGTTAG GATGTTTGGAGTTTTAG
- the slc39a6 gene encoding zinc transporter ZIP6 isoform X1, whose translation MAEEKRRAALAVMLLLAVSLSGGDFSAGSDCSQSPTEMNARMGVVSAVLDTQRAEQSQRRHLEALFSRYGENGTISLDGLKRLLQSVGLDRVRTVMVQHHEQLGYGHHHHHHHHPHHDHHESHNHHHHPGDNNSHHQKHVHAEPSQPGKFPKNVENPDGTLRKKMENTESRHNLYDKKSTVAAAAQEVGTTAVYSAQLVLKQGSGLEQPSPATTGAAARQGTDNHTQAAALSDHDPEYDQDHVHINRSSESVECLNVSSILSSHGMSQGGGVTLGDFSYLCPALLNQIDYGACIVHGEDTKHGEKDHKHHKHAHGHHGDHNHSDHDHGERTAGESSKNITTAWVGGLVSITIISLLSLLGVVLIPLMNRDFFKFLLSFLVALAVGTLSGDAFLHLIPHSQGGHHHHHDDSGMNVEGPDHHVENLDAVWKGLTALGGVYFMFLIEHFLTLGKMYKDKKQKVQKKWDQNDKADPEKQLALGETDLKPPEDVETNGAGTFGDHSSSLHGGSVAEEEQVMLAPQVSVVSPQDYGRESGATSYTDEDCENKCHSHFHDTVGQADSKHHHHHDYHHILHHHHSQNHHPHSHSHSYSEQHFQQAGVASLAWMVIMGDGLHNFSDGLAIGAAFTEGLSSGLSTSVAVFCHELPHELGDFAVLLKAGMTVRQAILYNVLSAMMGYLGLVTGILIGHYAENVSMWIFALTAGLFLYVALVDMVPEMLHNDAGDHGFSHCGFFLLQNAGILLGFGIMLLIAVFEHKIQLDLGY comes from the exons ATGGCTGAGGAGAAGAGACGAGCCGCTCTGGCCGTGATGTTACTCCTCGCCGTGAGCTTGTCCGGCGGTGACTTTTCGGCCGGGTCAGACTGCAGCCAGTCCCCCACAGAGATGAACGCCCGGATGGGTGTGGTGTCGGCAGTGCTGGACACGCAGAGGGCAGAGCAGAGCCAGAGGCGACACCTGGAGGCTTTGTTCAGCAG ATACGGAGAAAATGGCACCATCTCTCTGGACGGGTTGAAACGCCTCTTACAGAGCGTGGGGCTGGATCGCGTCAGGACCGTTATGGTGCAGCATCACGAGCAGCTAGGATACggtcaccaccaccaccaccatcaccaccccCATCACGATCACCACGAAAGCCATaaccaccatcaccaccctGGCGACAACAACTCGCATCACCAGAAGCACGTCCACGCCGAGCCCTCGCAGCCCGGGAAGTTCCCTAAGAACGTCGAAAATCCAGACGGCACGCTGAGGAAGAAAATGGAGAACACGGAGAGCCGTCACAACCTGTACGACAAGAAGAGCAcggtggcagcggcagctcagGAGGTCGGCACCACGGCGGTGTACAGTGCTCAGCTGGTGCTGAAACAAGGCAGCGGCCTGGAACAGCCCAGTCCAGCAACCACCGGAGCTGCCGCCAGGCAGGGAACTGACAACCACACACAAGCAGCTGCACTCAGCGACCACGACCCCGAGTATGATCAAGATCACGTCCATATAAACCGCAGCTCGGAGAGTGTTGAG tgCCTGAACGTGTCCAGCATCCTCTCCTCACATGGGATGTCTCAGGGGGGGGGTGTGACCCTCGGAGACTTCAGCTACCTCTGCCCCGCCCTCCTCAACCAGATTGACTATGGAGCGTGCATTGTGCACGGAGAGGACACCAAACATGGAGAGAAAG ACCATAAACATCATAAACATGCTCACGGTCACCATGGCGACCACAACCACTCAGACCATGACCACGGCGAGCGCACCGCTGGAGAAAGCAGCAAGAACATCACAACAG CGTGGGTCGGTGGGTTAgtctccatcaccatcatcagcctgctctccctcctcggCGTCGTCCTCATCCCGCTCATGAACAGAGATTTCTTCAAGTTCCTCCTCAGCTTCCTGGTGGCGCTGGCTGTCGGCACGCTGAGCGGTGACGCCTTCCTTCATCTCATCCCCCAC TCTCAGGGAggccaccatcaccaccatgaCGACTCTGGGATGAACGTGGAGGGACCTGACCACCACGTCGAAAACCTGGACGCGGTGTGGAAGGGCCTGACGGCTCTGGGTGGAGTCtacttcatgtttctgatcgAGCACTTCCTGACGCTGGGAAAAATGTACAAGGACAAGAAACAGAAG GTCCAGAAGAAGTGGGATCAGAACGACAAAGCCGACCCGGAGAAGCAGCTCGCGCTGGGGGAGACCGACTTAAAGCCCCCGGAGG ATGTGGAGACTAATGGTGCCGGTACGTTTGGCGACCACTCGAGCAGCCTGCACGGCGGCAGCGTGGCGGAGGAAGAGCAGGTGATGTTGGCGCCGCAGGTGTCCGTGGTCTCGCCGCAGGATTACGGCCGAGAGTCGGGCGCCACCTCCTACACGGACGAGGACTGCGAGAACAAATGCCACTCCCACTTCCATGACACTGTGGGCCAGGCCGACAGcaagcaccaccaccaccacgacTACCACCACATCCTGCATCACCATCACTCGCAGAACCACCACCCACACAGCCACTCCCACTCATACTCAGAGCAGCACTTCCAGCAGGCCGGCGTGGCCTCGCTCGCCTGGATGGTCATCATGGGAGACGGACTGCACAACTTCAGCGACGGCCTGGCTATCG GGGCTGCGTTCACCGAGGGTCTGTCCAGCGGCCTCAGTACGTCTGTGGCTGTTTTCTGTCACGAGCTACCTCACGAGTTAG GTGACTTTGCGGTGCTCCTGAAGGCTGGCATGACGGTGCGTCAGGCCATTCTTTACAACGTGCTGTCAGCCATGATGGGCTACCTGGGCCTGGTGACCGGCATCCTGATCGGACATTACGCAGAAAACGTATCCATGTGGATATTCGCTCTGACGGCGGGACTCTTCCTGTACGTGGCTCTGGTGGACATG GTGCCTGAGATGTTGCATAATGACGCCGGCGACCACGGCTTCAGCCACTGCGGCTTCTTCCTGCTCCAGAACGCCGGCATCCTGCTGGGCTTCGGCATTATGCTGCTAATTGCTGTTTTTGAGCACAAAATCCAGCTGGACCTGGGATACTGA